A section of the Vibrio vulnificus CMCP6 genome encodes:
- the ccoG gene encoding cytochrome c oxidase accessory protein CcoG, which translates to MSQDKIDIKDVTPKTFNPKTHKGKGDRFNPNNRIYVRESKGTFQKLRRYGGWFLLLLFTLTPWISYGDRQAILLDIGSQQFNFFGTTLYPQDLTLLALLFMIAAFGLFFITTFLGRVWCGYLCPQTVWTFMYIWFEEKLEGSANKRRKQDSGKLTPNLAMRKSAKHVAWFAIALATGFTFVGYFVPVRELVVDFFTFNASFWPVFWVMFFAICTYANAGWMRSIVCLHMCPYARFQSAMFDKDTFIVGYDSQRGEQRGPRSRKADPKQLGLGDCIDCDLCVQVCPTGIDIRDGLQYECINCGACIDACNTTMDKMGYEKGLINYTTEHRLSGKHTKVMRPKLIGYGLVLLVMLGLFFAQIAAVDPAGLSVIRDRNQLFRVNSAGEVENTYTLKIINKTQQVQEYHLDVKGLSEVTWYGKQTIQVNPGEVLNLPLSLGVDPEKLSSPISTIQFILDDKSNDFTIEVESRFIKKL; encoded by the coding sequence ATGAGTCAGGATAAAATCGATATCAAAGATGTGACTCCGAAAACCTTTAACCCCAAGACCCACAAAGGCAAGGGGGATCGGTTTAACCCAAATAACCGCATTTACGTACGTGAGAGTAAAGGCACATTCCAAAAACTGCGCCGATATGGTGGCTGGTTTTTGCTGCTGCTATTTACCTTAACTCCATGGATTTCCTACGGCGATCGCCAAGCGATTCTGTTGGATATCGGTAGCCAACAGTTCAACTTCTTCGGCACTACCCTCTACCCACAAGACCTGACCTTGCTGGCCTTGCTGTTTATGATTGCCGCCTTTGGTCTGTTTTTCATCACTACGTTTTTGGGCCGAGTGTGGTGTGGCTACTTATGCCCACAAACCGTTTGGACCTTTATGTACATCTGGTTTGAAGAGAAACTCGAGGGCAGCGCCAACAAACGCCGCAAGCAAGATTCCGGCAAACTGACGCCCAATCTCGCCATGCGAAAAAGCGCAAAGCATGTCGCGTGGTTTGCCATCGCGCTCGCGACAGGCTTCACCTTCGTCGGTTATTTTGTCCCGGTGCGTGAACTGGTGGTGGATTTCTTTACCTTTAACGCCAGCTTCTGGCCTGTTTTCTGGGTGATGTTCTTTGCCATCTGTACTTACGCCAACGCAGGTTGGATGCGCTCTATCGTTTGTTTGCACATGTGCCCATACGCGCGCTTCCAATCAGCGATGTTTGATAAAGACACCTTTATCGTCGGTTATGACAGTCAGCGCGGCGAACAGCGTGGCCCACGTTCACGCAAAGCCGATCCGAAGCAGCTCGGGTTAGGTGACTGTATTGACTGCGATCTGTGTGTGCAAGTGTGCCCAACGGGGATTGATATTCGTGATGGCCTGCAATACGAGTGTATTAACTGTGGTGCGTGTATCGATGCCTGTAATACCACCATGGATAAAATGGGCTATGAAAAAGGGCTGATCAACTACACCACCGAGCATCGTCTGTCTGGGAAACACACCAAAGTCATGCGACCTAAGTTGATCGGTTATGGCTTGGTATTGCTGGTGATGTTGGGTTTGTTCTTCGCACAAATTGCTGCCGTTGACCCTGCGGGCCTCAGCGTGATTCGCGATCGCAACCAGCTGTTCCGCGTCAACAGTGCCGGTGAAGTGGAAAACACCTACACCCTCAAAATCATCAACAAAACTCAACAAGTGCAAGAATATCACTTGGATGTGAAGGGGCTCAGTGAGGTAACTTGGTATGGTAAGCAAACCATTCAGGTCAACCCAGGCGAAGTTCTCAACTTACCACTCAGTCTTGGCGTGGATCCCGAGAAGCTCTCCTCTCCAATTAGCACGATTCAGTTTATACTGGACGACAAGAGCAACGACTTCACCATTGAAGTAGAAAGCCGTTTCATCAAGAAACTGTAA
- the ilvM gene encoding acetolactate synthase 2 small subunit, which translates to MERYLLDIKADDKPVLLERVLRVIRHRGFVIKQVAATQNHESKVASVEIIVDSDRPISFLTNQIEKLWDIRSVEVMKIRNDELPNNNLQQHVSA; encoded by the coding sequence ATGGAACGTTATTTATTAGACATCAAAGCCGATGACAAACCCGTGCTGTTAGAGCGTGTTCTCCGTGTCATTCGCCACCGCGGCTTTGTCATCAAACAAGTTGCTGCGACGCAAAACCATGAGAGTAAGGTCGCCAGTGTCGAAATCATCGTAGACAGCGATCGCCCTATCTCATTTCTCACCAATCAAATTGAAAAATTGTGGGATATTCGTAGTGTTGAGGTGATGAAGATTCGTAACGACGAACTCCCTAACAACAATCTACAACAACACGTAAGTGCATAA
- the ilvG gene encoding acetolactate synthase 2 catalytic subunit: protein MTGAELVVAALKQQGIKTVFGYPGGAIMPIYDALYDGGVEHILCRHEQGAAMAAIGMARATQDVAVCMATSGPGATNLVTGLADAFLDSVPLVAITGQVASSHIGTDAFQEMDVIGMSLSCTKHSYLVTDINELAPTLAEAFEVAKTGRPGPVIVDIAKDVQLAKAPVELLPPFTPPALPQVSQVDVARAQTLLDQSTRPVLYVGGGVQLAKATHTVREFLRLNPMPAVSTLKGLGTIERHDPHYLGMLGMHGTKAANLVVQEADLLLVVGARFDDRVTGKLETFAPHAKVIHIDIDAAEINKLRHANAPLRGDINVILPQLELTRDISPWVHHCESLRSGFKWRYDHPGELIYAPGLLKQLSDLMPDNTIVSTDVGQHQMWAAQHIQPREPQNFITSAGLGTMGFGLPAAMGAAVARPDAQSVLISGDGSIMMNIQELGTLKRRQIPVKIVLLNNQRLGMVRQWQSLFFDGRHSETILDDNPDFVMLAKAFDIPGKTITKKEEVEPALKEMLASKTSYLLHVLIDEEENVWPLVPPGASNSDMLENT, encoded by the coding sequence ATGACAGGAGCAGAGTTAGTCGTTGCCGCATTAAAACAGCAAGGCATCAAAACCGTGTTTGGTTACCCTGGTGGTGCCATCATGCCAATCTACGATGCCTTGTATGACGGTGGTGTTGAACACATTTTGTGTCGTCATGAACAAGGGGCTGCGATGGCAGCGATTGGGATGGCGCGAGCCACGCAGGATGTTGCGGTGTGTATGGCCACATCGGGTCCCGGAGCCACCAACCTTGTCACCGGTTTAGCCGATGCCTTTCTTGATTCAGTGCCGTTAGTTGCCATCACCGGTCAGGTTGCCAGTTCTCATATCGGCACCGATGCATTCCAAGAAATGGATGTGATTGGTATGTCGCTATCGTGTACTAAACACAGTTACTTAGTGACCGACATCAACGAGCTGGCCCCAACCTTGGCAGAAGCCTTTGAAGTGGCCAAAACCGGACGACCGGGCCCAGTGATTGTCGATATCGCCAAAGACGTCCAGCTTGCAAAAGCGCCTGTTGAATTGCTTCCTCCTTTTACGCCTCCAGCATTACCCCAAGTCAGCCAAGTTGATGTGGCTCGAGCCCAAACGCTTCTCGATCAATCCACCCGCCCGGTGTTATACGTCGGTGGTGGTGTGCAACTGGCTAAAGCGACCCACACGGTACGCGAATTTTTACGCCTCAACCCAATGCCTGCCGTCAGCACCTTAAAAGGGTTAGGTACCATCGAGCGTCACGATCCTCACTATTTGGGCATGCTCGGCATGCATGGCACCAAAGCGGCCAACCTCGTGGTGCAAGAAGCGGATCTTTTGCTGGTGGTGGGAGCACGTTTTGATGACCGTGTGACGGGCAAATTAGAAACCTTCGCCCCTCACGCCAAAGTGATCCACATTGATATCGACGCGGCAGAAATCAATAAACTGCGTCACGCGAATGCGCCTTTACGTGGCGATATCAATGTCATCCTGCCTCAGTTAGAACTGACACGTGATATTTCTCCTTGGGTTCATCACTGTGAAAGCTTACGCAGCGGCTTTAAGTGGCGTTACGACCACCCAGGAGAGCTCATCTATGCGCCGGGGCTGCTCAAGCAACTTTCCGATCTGATGCCAGACAACACCATCGTCTCCACCGACGTAGGCCAACACCAGATGTGGGCAGCGCAGCACATTCAGCCACGCGAGCCACAAAATTTCATTACCTCAGCGGGCCTTGGCACCATGGGTTTTGGCTTGCCAGCGGCGATGGGCGCAGCGGTAGCAAGGCCGGACGCACAATCAGTGCTGATCTCTGGTGATGGCTCAATCATGATGAACATCCAAGAGTTAGGCACGCTGAAGCGCCGCCAAATCCCAGTCAAAATCGTGTTGTTGAACAACCAACGTCTTGGCATGGTGCGTCAGTGGCAATCGCTGTTCTTCGATGGTCGTCACAGTGAAACCATCCTTGATGACAACCCTGATTTCGTCATGTTGGCGAAAGCCTTCGATATTCCGGGCAAAACCATTACCAAGAAAGAAGAAGTGGAACCGGCACTCAAAGAGATGCTCGCAAGCAAAACGTCTTACTTGCTACATGTGTTGATTGATGAAGAAGAAAATGTGTGGCCACTGGTACCGCCAGGTGCGTCAAACAGTGATATGTTGGAAAACACCTAG
- a CDS encoding sporulation protein produces the protein MSFLKKTLASFGIGSAKVDSILQQEVLYPGQAANIKVHVYGGSSEQEIDNIHLKLCCRYIAEVKEDRGSSSQGQQTRRVPQSHVLASWSLPYAFVIKPSEERVFDVALDIPFNTPITIGDAKVWLETGLDIALAIDPTDKDILTVRPDPMMDGIFTALEEQGLRIRQVECEEVKGFELPFVQEFEFVPTTGPFHGRWRELEVVAYRSPNELKLWFEIDRHREGGRGMLASLLGLGKLQRELVLPLNLSAKQVGETVLGYLEETT, from the coding sequence ATGTCATTTTTGAAGAAAACCCTCGCCAGTTTTGGTATTGGAAGCGCGAAAGTCGATTCCATCTTACAGCAAGAAGTGCTTTACCCTGGTCAAGCGGCCAATATTAAGGTGCATGTTTATGGCGGTTCGAGCGAGCAAGAGATCGACAATATTCATTTGAAGCTGTGTTGTCGTTACATTGCGGAAGTGAAAGAAGATCGCGGCAGCAGCTCTCAAGGGCAGCAAACTCGCCGTGTGCCACAAAGTCATGTGCTGGCCAGCTGGAGTCTGCCATACGCATTTGTCATCAAACCGAGTGAAGAGCGGGTGTTTGATGTTGCGTTAGACATTCCGTTCAACACCCCGATTACCATTGGTGATGCCAAAGTGTGGTTGGAAACCGGTTTGGATATCGCTTTGGCGATTGACCCAACAGACAAAGACATTCTCACCGTACGGCCTGATCCTATGATGGACGGCATTTTTACCGCTTTGGAAGAGCAAGGGCTGCGTATTCGCCAAGTGGAGTGTGAGGAAGTGAAAGGCTTTGAACTGCCCTTTGTGCAAGAGTTCGAGTTTGTCCCAACCACTGGGCCATTTCATGGTCGTTGGCGTGAGCTGGAAGTGGTGGCTTATCGTTCCCCAAATGAGCTGAAGTTGTGGTTTGAAATTGATCGCCATCGTGAGGGGGGAAGAGGCATGCTGGCCAGCTTGTTGGGGTTAGGAAAACTACAGCGTGAGTTGGTGTTACCACTGAACTTATCGGCAAAACAGGTGGGAGAGACAGTGCTGGGTTATTTAGAAGAAACGACCTAG
- a CDS encoding acyltransferase, with translation MLAYLLLFINVFLVILNSAMCSMTICLIAIVKLVLPTQGLKAKATDAANKMMWLWATINAVILALFNRIEWDVEGGEGLKKEGWYLMISNHLSWTDIVVLCCVFKDRIPMPKFFLKQQLLYVPFIGMACWALDMPFMRRYSREYLIRHPEKRGQDLATTRRSCEKFRHTPTTVVNYVEGTRFTTEKRKKSNAGYDYLLQPKSGGIAYTLAAMGEQFDHIIDVTLAYPKNTDKPFQDMLMGRMRKVVVKIRLLPVDDQVKGDYFNDKPYKRQFQLWLGDVWQEKDQLLKEIHKG, from the coding sequence ATGTTGGCATATCTGTTACTTTTTATTAACGTTTTTTTGGTCATTCTTAATTCTGCAATGTGCTCGATGACGATCTGTTTGATTGCGATCGTCAAACTGGTCTTGCCGACTCAAGGGCTGAAAGCGAAAGCAACCGATGCGGCCAACAAAATGATGTGGTTGTGGGCGACGATAAACGCGGTGATTCTCGCTCTGTTTAACCGCATAGAATGGGATGTCGAAGGCGGCGAAGGGCTGAAAAAAGAGGGATGGTATCTGATGATCAGTAATCATCTTAGCTGGACTGATATTGTGGTGTTGTGCTGCGTGTTTAAGGATCGTATTCCCATGCCCAAGTTCTTCCTCAAGCAACAACTGCTGTACGTGCCCTTTATTGGTATGGCTTGTTGGGCATTGGACATGCCGTTTATGCGCCGTTATTCCCGGGAATACTTGATCCGTCACCCAGAAAAGCGCGGACAGGATTTAGCAACGACACGTCGTTCTTGTGAGAAGTTTCGCCATACGCCCACCACCGTAGTCAACTATGTGGAAGGCACTCGCTTTACGACTGAAAAGCGTAAAAAAAGTAACGCGGGGTATGATTATTTGCTGCAGCCGAAATCCGGCGGTATCGCTTATACACTCGCGGCGATGGGTGAGCAGTTTGATCACATTATCGATGTGACGTTAGCCTACCCGAAAAATACCGATAAACCTTTCCAAGATATGTTAATGGGTCGGATGCGCAAAGTGGTTGTAAAGATTCGTTTGTTGCCAGTGGATGATCAGGTGAAAGGGGATTACTTCAACGATAAGCCGTATAAACGCCAATTTCAGCTCTGGTTAGGGGATGTTTGGCAAGAAAAAGATCAGTTGTTGAAAGAGATCCACAAAGGATAA
- a CDS encoding DUF2860 domain-containing protein gives MAQGSAMENRILITTALIFSHMAQAGLSDTAGFSGEISLLTGYGASQSHFNTETDATISNYSSSASREGAALFAPLGNIAYTFGQQLEQQFYLGTAREDIAVGTLAFELGYQYQLSSGVVIDFSLLPTVMSGETWQDPYLLNQKRTVTDESGIAYRLQFHNLWGGNVNLDTAYGTKELDKDTITDPSLKRDGESYYAKLDYRYRLKPTSFVQPAVVYLKHQADGKAASYDSLGAEVSWFNLFAKHRLVLTAGYKVQDYQAASQLFGKTREDQQLSLFLAYEYAQLFSSPDWSFVALAGYNQTDSNIEFYEQSDYLLSVGVNYKF, from the coding sequence ATGGCTCAAGGATCTGCAATGGAAAACCGAATCTTAATCACCACCGCACTGATATTCAGTCATATGGCGCAAGCAGGACTGAGTGACACCGCAGGGTTTAGTGGGGAAATCTCACTACTGACTGGCTATGGCGCCTCTCAGTCACACTTTAATACGGAAACGGATGCAACCATCAGCAACTACTCAAGCAGCGCCAGCCGCGAAGGTGCCGCTCTGTTTGCACCATTGGGGAACATCGCTTACACCTTTGGTCAGCAGCTCGAACAGCAGTTTTACCTCGGTACCGCAAGAGAGGACATCGCTGTTGGTACCCTGGCCTTTGAGTTAGGTTATCAATACCAATTGAGCTCTGGCGTGGTGATTGATTTTTCATTGTTGCCAACCGTGATGTCTGGAGAAACTTGGCAAGATCCTTATCTGCTCAACCAAAAACGCACGGTCACCGATGAAAGTGGTATTGCGTACCGACTGCAGTTTCACAACCTCTGGGGTGGCAATGTTAACCTCGACACCGCATATGGCACCAAAGAACTGGATAAAGACACCATCACCGATCCAAGCCTCAAACGTGATGGAGAGAGTTATTACGCCAAACTGGATTACCGCTACCGACTCAAACCCACCAGCTTTGTTCAGCCAGCTGTGGTTTACTTAAAGCATCAAGCAGATGGCAAAGCGGCCTCTTATGATTCACTCGGGGCTGAAGTGAGTTGGTTTAATCTGTTTGCTAAGCACCGCTTAGTTCTGACCGCGGGTTATAAAGTGCAAGATTATCAAGCCGCCAGTCAACTGTTTGGCAAAACGCGTGAAGACCAGCAGCTCAGCCTATTTCTTGCTTATGAGTATGCCCAACTTTTCTCTTCCCCCGATTGGTCTTTCGTTGCTCTGGCTGGGTACAACCAAACCGACTCCAATATCGAGTTTTACGAGCAGAGTGATTACTTACTTTCTGTTGGCGTAAACTACAAGTTTTAA
- a CDS encoding serine/threonine protein kinase, which translates to MSLGAFNFDALTPDFMWYALESIGIRAESGLLPLNSYENRVYQFTDEERRRFVVKFYRPERWTPAQIVEEHQFTQEQVENDIPVAAPVNINGTTLHHYQGYQFALFNSVGGRQFEVDNLDQLEWVGRFLGRIHQVGAKQRFQHRPSIGLDEYLYQPRALLQQCNMIPMHLENSFFQDLDRLIAAIEAQWPKDTHAIRLHGDCHPGNILWRDGPMFVDLDDARNGPAVQDLWMLLNGDRQEKLMQLDILLESYGEFSDFSHQELKLIEPLRGLRMVHYMAWLAKRWQDPAFPLAFPWFNEPKYWEGQVLAFKEQIAALEEPPLSLMPQW; encoded by the coding sequence ATGTCGCTAGGCGCATTCAATTTTGACGCATTAACGCCCGATTTTATGTGGTATGCCCTTGAGAGCATCGGCATTCGCGCTGAATCAGGTTTATTGCCTCTCAACAGCTACGAAAACCGCGTATACCAGTTCACCGATGAAGAGCGTCGCCGTTTTGTGGTGAAGTTTTATCGCCCAGAGCGTTGGACGCCGGCACAAATTGTTGAAGAACATCAGTTCACTCAAGAGCAGGTGGAAAATGACATTCCTGTTGCCGCGCCGGTCAACATCAACGGTACCACCCTACATCATTATCAAGGCTACCAATTTGCCTTGTTCAACAGCGTCGGTGGCCGTCAATTTGAAGTGGATAATCTCGATCAACTCGAGTGGGTTGGCCGCTTCCTCGGTCGAATTCACCAAGTGGGTGCAAAACAGAGATTCCAGCACCGACCTAGCATAGGGCTAGATGAGTACCTCTATCAGCCACGTGCACTCCTGCAACAATGCAACATGATCCCGATGCATTTAGAGAACAGCTTCTTTCAGGATCTCGACCGACTCATCGCCGCCATCGAAGCGCAGTGGCCAAAAGACACTCACGCTATCCGCTTGCACGGTGATTGTCATCCCGGCAATATTTTATGGCGTGATGGCCCGATGTTTGTTGACTTAGATGACGCCCGCAATGGCCCTGCGGTTCAAGATCTCTGGATGTTGCTCAATGGTGATCGCCAAGAAAAGCTCATGCAACTCGATATTTTGCTGGAGTCGTATGGCGAATTTAGTGATTTTTCGCACCAAGAGTTGAAACTGATCGAGCCTTTGCGTGGTCTACGAATGGTGCATTATATGGCATGGTTAGCAAAACGATGGCAAGACCCTGCGTTCCCACTCGCTTTTCCTTGGTTTAATGAGCCAAAATACTGGGAAGGTCAGGTATTGGCGTTTAAAGAACAAATCGCCGCATTGGAAGAACCCCCTCTTTCATTGATGCCACAATGGTAA
- a CDS encoding thiol:disulfide interchange protein DsbA/DsbL — translation MKKLFAFFSMLLLSLTANAATQFKEGEHYKVLDTQVSKKPMVSEFFSFYCPHCNTFEPIIQQLKAQLPEGVKLQKNHVSFMGGAMGPSMSKAYATMIALKVEDKMVPVMFNRIHNMRKAPKDDAELRQIFLDEGVDANKFDAAFNGFAVDSMVRRFDKQFKDSGLSGVPAVIVNNKYLVQAQGIKTMDEYFELVNFLLKKQ, via the coding sequence ATGAAGAAACTGTTCGCGTTTTTTTCGATGCTGTTACTCAGCCTGACAGCCAACGCAGCAACCCAATTTAAAGAAGGTGAACACTACAAGGTGCTGGATACGCAAGTTTCTAAAAAGCCCATGGTAAGTGAGTTTTTCTCTTTCTACTGCCCGCACTGTAATACGTTCGAACCTATCATCCAGCAACTCAAAGCACAGTTGCCGGAAGGGGTAAAACTGCAAAAAAACCACGTTTCCTTTATGGGTGGTGCGATGGGGCCGTCAATGAGCAAAGCGTACGCCACCATGATCGCACTTAAAGTCGAAGACAAAATGGTGCCAGTGATGTTCAACCGCATCCACAACATGCGTAAAGCGCCAAAAGATGACGCGGAACTGCGCCAGATCTTCCTTGATGAAGGCGTTGATGCGAATAAATTCGATGCAGCCTTTAACGGTTTCGCGGTGGATTCGATGGTGCGCCGTTTTGACAAGCAGTTTAAAGACAGTGGCCTTTCTGGTGTACCTGCGGTGATTGTAAACAACAAATACCTGGTGCAGGCTCAAGGCATCAAAACCATGGATGAGTATTTCGAACTGGTGAACTTCCTGCTGAAAAAACAGTAA
- a CDS encoding YifB family Mg chelatase-like AAA ATPase: MGLAIIHSRASVGVEAPSVSVEVHISNGLPGFTLVGLPETTVKESKDRVRSAIVNSNFQFPAKRITVNLAPADLPKEGGRFDLPIALGILAASEQISVQFLQQHEFVGELALSGELRAVKGVLPAALAAKGVSRSLVVPHANGDQAALVGKNMHKSACSLIEVCAHLCGQQALSLHQTKQALQPSSHSRDLQDIIGQQQGKRALEIAAAGNHNLLFLGPPGTGKTMLASRLRDLLPEMSEEEAMETAAVASLTQSDINEHNWKQRPFRAPHHSSSMAALVGGGTIPRPGEISLAHNGLLFLDEMPEFERKVLDSMREPLESGEIIISRAQGKTRFPARFQLVGALNPSPTGYYEGNQARANPQAILRYLGRLSGPLLDRFDMSLEIPALPKGTLAEGGDRGEPTAVVKARVAQARERMQHRNGKVNALLGSREIEAFCPLSKQDAEFLETALHRLGLSIRAYHRIIKVARTIADLEGAPQIMRAHLAEALGYRAMDRLLKQLTLQAV; encoded by the coding sequence ATGGGGTTGGCGATTATTCATAGCCGCGCCAGTGTGGGCGTCGAAGCGCCTTCAGTGAGCGTGGAAGTGCACATCAGTAACGGTTTACCGGGATTTACCTTAGTGGGGTTGCCGGAAACCACCGTGAAGGAGTCAAAAGATCGCGTACGCAGTGCGATCGTCAACAGCAACTTTCAATTTCCTGCCAAGCGGATCACCGTCAACTTGGCACCTGCCGATCTGCCCAAAGAAGGGGGACGTTTTGACTTGCCGATCGCACTTGGCATTTTGGCCGCTTCTGAGCAGATCTCCGTTCAGTTTCTTCAGCAACATGAATTTGTCGGTGAATTAGCCTTAAGTGGTGAGCTGCGAGCGGTGAAAGGGGTGCTGCCAGCCGCTCTTGCCGCCAAAGGGGTCTCCCGCAGTTTGGTGGTACCTCATGCGAATGGGGATCAAGCCGCCTTGGTGGGTAAGAACATGCATAAGTCGGCGTGCTCGCTGATTGAAGTTTGTGCCCATTTATGTGGCCAGCAAGCCCTGTCATTACATCAAACCAAGCAAGCATTGCAGCCCTCATCACACAGCCGAGATTTACAAGACATCATTGGTCAGCAACAAGGAAAGCGCGCGTTGGAGATTGCCGCTGCGGGCAATCACAATTTATTGTTTTTAGGGCCTCCAGGGACGGGCAAAACCATGCTGGCGTCACGTTTGCGAGATTTGTTGCCTGAAATGAGTGAGGAAGAAGCGATGGAAACGGCAGCGGTGGCTTCTTTAACACAAAGCGATATCAATGAGCATAATTGGAAGCAACGGCCGTTTCGCGCACCGCATCACTCGAGTTCTATGGCGGCGTTGGTGGGCGGTGGAACCATTCCGCGTCCTGGAGAAATCTCACTCGCCCACAACGGCTTACTATTTTTGGATGAGATGCCGGAATTTGAGCGCAAAGTGCTCGATTCAATGCGCGAGCCGCTAGAGTCGGGGGAAATCATCATTTCACGAGCGCAAGGTAAAACTCGTTTTCCTGCTCGATTTCAGTTGGTCGGAGCGCTGAATCCGAGCCCCACGGGCTATTACGAAGGGAACCAAGCTCGCGCCAATCCTCAGGCGATTTTGCGTTATTTAGGCCGTTTATCGGGTCCACTTTTGGATCGTTTTGATATGTCACTCGAGATCCCCGCATTACCCAAAGGCACATTGGCGGAAGGGGGAGACCGAGGTGAACCAACGGCGGTGGTGAAGGCGCGAGTGGCGCAGGCGAGAGAGCGAATGCAGCATCGTAATGGCAAGGTGAATGCCCTATTGGGCAGCCGAGAAATCGAAGCGTTTTGTCCACTAAGTAAGCAGGATGCCGAGTTTCTTGAAACTGCGTTGCACCGTTTGGGGTTATCGATTCGTGCGTATCACCGCATTATCAAAGTGGCGCGAACCATTGCCGATTTAGAAGGCGCACCTCAGATCATGCGTGCGCACTTAGCCGAAGCACTCGGTTATCGGGCGATGGATCGCTTGCTCAAACAGCTCACTCTGCAAGCGGTTTAA
- a CDS encoding YihD family protein, giving the protein MKCHRIEELLELLEPEWQKDQEMNLLQFIVKLAGEAGYHGKLEELTDDVLIYHLKMRNSAKDEMIPGLKKDQEDDFKTAILRARGIIK; this is encoded by the coding sequence ATGAAGTGTCACCGTATTGAAGAGCTACTTGAGTTGCTTGAGCCAGAATGGCAAAAAGACCAAGAGATGAACTTACTGCAGTTTATCGTCAAGCTAGCGGGCGAAGCGGGTTATCACGGCAAGCTAGAAGAGCTGACTGACGATGTGCTGATCTACCACCTAAAAATGCGTAACAGTGCGAAAGATGAAATGATTCCAGGCCTGAAAAAAGACCAAGAAGATGATTTCAAAACAGCGATTCTACGCGCACGCGGTATCATTAAATAA
- the ilvE gene encoding branched-chain-amino-acid transaminase: protein MATKTADYIWFNGKMVPWAEANVHVLTHAMHYGTSVFEGVRCYNTPKGPIVFRHQEHAQRLKDSAKIYRFPIPFSVEEIMEATRETLRQNKLDNAYIRPLAFVGNVGLGVCPPTDTEMDLIIAAFPWGSYLGEEALENGVDAMVSSWNRAAPNTIPTAAKAGGNYLSSLLVGGEARRHGYAEGIALSVDGYLSEGAGENIFVIKNGVITTPPATAAILPGITRDSIMTLAREMGYEVREANIAREALYLADEVFMTGTAAEVVPVRSVDQIQVGAGKRGPITKAVQEAYFGLFNGTTEDKWGWLDYVYPEKK from the coding sequence ATGGCAACGAAAACAGCAGATTATATCTGGTTTAATGGCAAGATGGTTCCCTGGGCAGAAGCGAATGTACACGTTCTGACTCACGCCATGCACTACGGCACCTCGGTATTTGAAGGGGTTCGCTGTTACAACACGCCAAAAGGGCCGATTGTCTTCCGTCACCAAGAACACGCGCAGCGTCTGAAAGATTCTGCCAAAATTTACCGCTTCCCAATCCCCTTTTCGGTGGAAGAGATCATGGAAGCGACTCGCGAAACTCTGCGTCAAAACAAGCTGGATAACGCCTACATTCGCCCACTGGCGTTTGTTGGCAACGTAGGCTTGGGCGTTTGTCCTCCCACAGATACCGAAATGGATCTGATCATTGCCGCCTTCCCTTGGGGCTCTTACTTAGGGGAAGAAGCGTTGGAAAATGGCGTTGATGCCATGGTATCCAGCTGGAACCGCGCTGCGCCAAACACGATTCCAACCGCAGCGAAAGCAGGCGGTAACTACCTCTCTTCTCTACTGGTTGGTGGTGAAGCACGTCGACATGGCTATGCCGAAGGGATTGCATTAAGTGTTGATGGTTACCTTTCAGAAGGTGCCGGTGAAAACATTTTCGTGATCAAAAATGGCGTCATCACCACACCACCAGCGACGGCTGCGATTCTCCCAGGCATCACTCGTGACTCAATCATGACACTCGCGCGTGAGATGGGTTATGAAGTCCGTGAAGCCAACATCGCACGTGAAGCTCTCTACTTGGCAGACGAAGTGTTTATGACGGGCACTGCCGCAGAAGTGGTTCCGGTGCGTAGTGTCGATCAAATTCAAGTGGGCGCAGGCAAACGCGGCCCAATCACCAAAGCGGTTCAAGAAGCCTACTTTGGCTTATTCAATGGCACCACCGAAGATAAGTGGGGCTGGTTAGATTACGTGTACCCAGAGAAGAAGTAG